Genomic DNA from Vibrio tubiashii ATCC 19109:
GACTTGGGATTAAGTTACCATGGTTGAAAAAATGGACTGTATACAGGTAAAAGTGAACACGGTGCTTCAAAAATGAACCATTGGAGAATGAAGTGAAGACGAATGAGAGCTATACCTTCAACTGGGATGATCTTAAGTATTTTCTGGCTGTGGTACGCAGCGGTACGTTGCGCGGGGGCGCAGACAGCATCGGAGTGAATCACACTACACTAACTAGACGTATATCAGTGATGGAAGAACAGATAGGAAGTCGTTTGTTTGACCGCTCTAAGCAGGGGTTAGTCCTAACCCAAATTGGTGAAGAGTTGCTGCCTTATGCAGAAAGAGTCGAAGATGAGATGACGTCCGCGTCGAGAATGATCATTGGTAGAGACTCCGATCCAGTGGGAACGGTTTATGTCTCTATGCCTCATGGGATGGCTTTGACTTCACTAATGGATGATTTGGCGCTGTTTTCGGAGCGCTATCCGGACATCACTCTAAACTTGCAGTTTGGTAATGATATTGCCAACTTGAGCCGACGAGAAGCGGATGTATCTATAAGGGTCGCCAACGAAGTTTATGATGAAGCGGTAGGACGAAGACTGGTTCAAATGTCGCAAGCAGCGTATTGTACTCGGGAATACGCGGAAAAGGTCAAAGACAACCAAGGTGAAGGACTATCATTCATTGGTTGGCATGAACCTGAAGGCGACATCACAGCGAAATGGTTGCAAGAGAGCTACTATCCAAAAGCAACGCTAAAACATCGCGTTTCAGAACTTGTACCTCTGATCTCTTTGGCAGCTTCAGGACTTGGTATGGCTTATCTTGCGTGTAATCTGGGTGACAGGCATCCAAACTTAGTTCGTGCGCCTTTTCAAAAACCGATTCCCTATCGCAGTATTTGGCTATTGATGCACAGCGATCTGCGCAGAACAGCACGCATTCGATGCTTTGTTGATTTCCTCGCTGAGCAGGTTCAGTCAAGGGAGAACGAATTTTGGGTAGCAGGGACGGTTAAAAAATGAAGCGTTGAATCAAGCTTGATTTGAGTGAATCTGATAGCGATTTCGCCCAGCATCTTTTGCTTGATATAGGGCGGCGTCAGCTTGGCCGAACACAGTTTCCCAATCATCGGCAAGATATTCTCTCTTACAAGAAGAAGCACCAATGGAGACCGTGATGCTAAATTTTTGCTCGTTGTGATGAGCAATATGCGCTTCGACATTAGCGCGTAGGCGCTCAAGAGTCTCCTCAAGTTTACTTAAATCTTCCATCGGCATGACTAAGACAAACTCTTCGCCTCCCCAGCGAACCAAGATATCTTTTTTACGCAAGTTGTTTTGGAGTGTTTCAACTGTTTCTTTGAGTACGAGATCCCCAATTTCGTGCCCATACAGATCATTAAACTGTTTAAAGTGGTCAATATCGATCACACTAACGGCATAAGCTGGGCTCTGCATGGTGGATGGTGCTTGCTCTAGCCAGTTTTCTAAAAAGCGTCGGTTGTAGGCCCCAGTGAGAGGATCGGTGGTGTTTTGGTTGCGTAGTTCTAAGTTTGCGCGTTTTAACCGGTATACACTACGAGTAACGAAATAAGCCAATATTAAAAACAGCGCGGCATAAAGAATCTCCCGTGAACGCTGCTCTTTTAAAGTAATGGTCTGGAGTTCATTTTTTGCTTCGAGTAACTCGATCTCTCGTTTGTTCAAGCGTCTTTCTAAGGCGCTCTTTTCGCTGAGAATGTCTTCATTGTATGCTTGGCGATAGAAGTTTTTGCGCACTAAGTATTTTTGTTTCATAAACTTGAGGGCTTTTTCGTAGTCGCCTAGCGCTTCGTGCGCTGTGACCAGTTTCGATAAAACATCCATTTCCCAGATGATTTCATTACTTTCTGAAGCCTGCAAAATGTAAAGGACCTTATGGGCGTAAGTGATTGCCTGTTGGTAGTCTTTCTCCAATAGGTAAGCGCCAGCATAGGCCTCATAGCAGGTTGCTAGCATTAAGCTAGCGGAACTCTTGTCAGCTTGCATGACACAGCGCTCAGCCATTGCCAATGCTTCTTTGGGTTGATCAACCTTTGAGAACATTTGCGACATGTTGGATAAGGTCGAAATCTTGATTCGATTAGATCCCGTTTTATCAGCTTCCTCTAGGGCTCGTTCCATATAATATTTTGCTTGCTGATTATGCTCAGTAGCGAAATAGATCGCACTCGAATTAGCAAACAGTATGGCTTCAAACAGGCTGTTATCATATTGGTTGTCATTGTACAGTTTCAGCGCGCGTTGAATATAGGTGTCGGCACGTTCCCAGTCTTCAGAAAGCATGTAGACTGTCGCGATATTGTTTAGCGTCATTGTGCTCTGAAAGTCATCGCCAATTTCACTGACAAGTTCATAAGCGGTTTTGTAGTAATTCAAACTCGCTTTGATGTCTGAACGCTGGATTTTTATGTTTCCTAGCCAGCGATAGGTACGAGCAAGTAGGCGTCGATAACCGATTTCACGCGCAATGGGTACCACTTCGTTGAGTAGATATTCCGCTTGCAATAACAGATCAGCATCGATCAATTTCAGTGCTTGATTGAGTTTAGCTTCTGCAACAATCCAGCCGATCTTGTTCTTGCCTCCGATTTGTTCTATATCTGGAACATTGACACTCTCTATTCCCTCGTATTTTTTTAAATTGCCAATAGCGAAGTAATAAAGTGCTTGTGACGAGGGTGAAGCATCTTCCGATAGTTTAATCTTACTTAGGTCGACTTCCCCAGGTCGGCATAAAGAATGATAGTAAAGCTCAAGCATCGGGCGGTCTTGAGGAGCAATGTGTGAGTACAAAAAGTCCTGATCAGCCGGGACATTACAGGCAGCATGAGTGGGCGCTGCGGCAGTCCATGCCAAAATGGTAACCATTAAGGTGAAAAGGCGTTTCATTAAATCAGGCAATCTCTCTTATTAGGGGTTGTTATCTTATAGGTCTACGGACCCTAGAAGATTAATACTTTAGTTTACCATCTTACAGGTAACCTGCACTGCATTGTGGTCAATAATTAGTAATGGTTTGTCCAGTATTTCTCATTTTCTACGTGTTATCTTAGGTCCTATTTTAATTAATGCTGCTTACATCTCGATTTGATTAAAATCGATCCATCCATTCGCAAGCAGTTCTGGTGCAGATATCTGGTCAGATATATTCAGGTCTTGTTTTGTGTGAAAAATTGGTTGATATAGGTTTTTAGTGATCAATGTTTTTTCAATTTTTTCTAGCATCTTCAGCTGTTTACTTTCAATCGTCTCGGCGACGGCTTCGATAACTTTTTGCTTTAGCCACTGTTGGTTCTTTTCTGATAAACAAGCTTGGTGGCAGTAATTACACAGTAGCCAATCAACCCAAGAAAACAGCGTATCTTCGCCAAACACTTCTCCACTGATGATAATATCCGCATTTTTGAACGTTTCAGGTCGATTGAACTCTGGGTACTCTAAAACTTGTAGTTGGCAATTGAAGCCGAGTTGCTGCAAACAATCTGTAACGAGTTGTGCGGTGGCGATATTGGTTCCAAGCTGATAGGTGACAACAGCTAAGGGTTTTAATGGGCGTTTAAGATCCGCGAGAGCATGTTTGGCCCCAGATAAATCTTGCTCGGCAATAGGAGTAGGAGTTGAGAGCATACCTTGCGCGCGCGCGACTACTTCACAATCTTCCCCGCCAGGTGTGCCGATACTAAGCATAAGCGCTTGTAACCACTTGCGATGAGCTCTATTCCGCATCCAAGTATGATGGTGAGGATTCAGCATTGCATAGGTACAACCCTGTTCCCACTTTTGCTTGGCGGTAAACTTCGCCGCCGATTTTTCTGCTAGGTGGCGACCATGAACCACATCGCAATTGAGTTCGAGAGTTTTGGCATTATCACCCACGTTCCAAATTTCGACGCCATCGACCCAAGGTCTTAAGCCGTGATAGTGCGGGTTCACATTGAGTAATGTGCGCCATTCGGTTTGTTCTGTTAGTAAAAAGGAGCCGCAGCCGAGTAATTTTCCATCCTTCACTTTCGTTATGCCCATCGCACTGTGACTCAGTAATCGAGGCAACAGAGTTGGCATAGTGTGGCTGGTGAATCTAATCCGAAGAGGGTTGATTACCTCCACTCGATCGATAAATCGAAAAAGCTCGACTTGTGCTCCGCCTTGTTCCATCAAGCGTTGAAAATGTGCCTTGATATCTTTTGCCTCTAATGGGCTTCCATCATCAAACTTGAGCCCTTTTCTCAAGGTTATCGTCAGACTGTCACTTTGCTGTTGCCATGAATGTGCGAGATCGCCATGCAGACTAGGCTGAGTTCGAAGCAAATTCGCATATAGATAACTGGCGATGTGCAGTTCGGTGCGGCGATTAATATTGACGGGATCTAGGCAATGGGTGCCACGATAGAAAGGAATTTGTAAGATGTCTTGTTGAGTTTTCACTGGCTGATACTGGGAAAGATATTGGCTAAGAAAACTCTCCCTTTCTTGTGTATCAACGAGAACAAGCGCTGCTTCCACATTACCTTGTTTAAGTAGGCTAGTCGCTTTCTGTTTTAAAACACCATCAAGCGGTTGCTTTAATTTCGCTTGAGGTAAATTTCCGCACCCAACCCCTGATTGCCATTCAATTTTCTCTTCTTCAACCAAGCGTTTAATTAGCAACTGTGCGTTACGACGCGTACAACGTAAAGCATGGCTGAATTGATCTAATGATACTTGAGTCCAATGTTGGAACGAGAGGTTATCACGGCAAAATGCCAGAGCATTCCAATAGCGCATAAAGGTGAAATCCTAATTTTATATTTCTATTTTTCTTCATCTTTTAATCTCGATAATAAGAGATTCTATTCAGGATGAAAGGAGAAATAAATGAATACGTTAGCTAAGCCTCAAACTTCAATTTGGCGTAACAGGCCATTTCAAATTCTATTTTCTAGCGCGTTGTTTGTTGCCTTTTCAGCGCAGATTTACAATCTCGCATTACCACTGTTGGTTTATGAACTGACGCAATCTTCAAAGATGATGGGGTGGATGCGCGCAGTGGAATTTTTGCCAAATTTACTCTTGGCGCTGTTTATCGGTGTGGTAGTCGATCGCGTTGATAAGAAGCGTTGGTCACAAGCGATGTTGTTGGGTCAGTTGGTGGTTGTTTTGTGTTCGTATCTTGCAGTGGAGTGGCTAAGTGAGCCACTTTGGCTCCTGTTTCCTGCTGCCTTTTTGATGATGGCGTTTAACTATGGCTATCACAATGCGCGCATGACTATGATGAAAAGGGCATTGGCTCCTGAAACGCAAAATACCGCGATAGCGAGGATGAGTTCGTTAAACAGCGTGATGGAAACGGTTGGACCAGTGTTATCGGGAGTATTGATGCTGATGTCGACAATCCACAATGTTTTTCTCGCTGTGGCGGTGCTTCTGTTGCTTTCATATTGGCAATTAGAAAGGTTAACACTTGCTCCAAGTGAACCGCCAAAAAAGCAGAGTGTTTTTGCGGCATTAAAAGAAGGTTGGACAGTGTTACGAGCTGAACGCAATATGTGGATTATTACTCTTGCGGTAATGGTGATTAACACCACAGGAGCCGTTTTCTGGATCCAAGCGATATTCTACGCGAAATCAGAGCTTGAGTTTAACGCTTTGGAGGTGAGTTACTTGATCGCCGCCTCGGGTATTGGTGGGCTGTTAGGGGCATTCAGTGCAGATAAATTACGCGCAAGATTGGGTTTAGGAGTGGTACTGATTGGCTCGATTGTTTTGGAATCTCTTGGTTTTATTTTCCCCCTAATCATCAACAATGTCTGGGGTATGGCTGCGGCATTTTTATGGATTTCTGCGGTTGGTTTGTACAGCAGTATTTGTATCTGGAGCTACCGACAGGAAGCGTTTGAAGAGAAATATTTAGGCAGGATAGCCGGGATTACTGGTTCGCTATTTAAGTTGCTGATGCCCTTTGGTTTGGCGGCATCGGGCTATTTGATTGCTCACTTCGGCATAGAAGCTATCTTTATATCTTGTTTTGTCGTTCAATTATTCGCTGCATTGGGCCTACTGTGTTCCCAGGTGAGACGAATAGCGTAACTCTTATGTGAGCTTTACATACATTTACGCTCTCAATGTGTTTCTTTACTTGCCACTATCTAGACTATGATTACGTTGAGCAAACAAGGAACGACAATGAAAAATGCACCAATAAACAGTTTGTTAGCTATAGCTTGTTTCGCCGTATGGTCTAGTGCGGCTAATGCAAACGAGCTAACCACACCGATAGTAGATACCAACCAAACCCAATGTTTTGGGCTTAGAAACACATTGAGCTCTTGTCCCTTTTCTTCTGATGACACTTTTGGACAAGACGCTCAATATCAAGGCAATACCCCAAGCTACACCAAAAATAGTAATGGTACTGTAAGTGACAACGTGACGGGTCTTATGTGGACACAGTCAACCGATCTCAATGGCGATGGTAAGATAGATGCGCAAGATAAGCTGAGTTATGACGATGCTATGGATTACGTCGCGTCATTGAATCACGGTGGTTATAGTGATTGGCGCTTACCTTCTATTAAAGAACTCTATTCTTTGATTTTGTTTGATGGTCAAGACCCAAGTGGTGTGAATCAGTCAGGCGCTGTTAAGATGGTCCCATTCCTTGATGCGAGATACTTCGATATGAATGCGGGGGATGTTCATTCAGGCGAAAGGTTGATTGACAGTCAGTTTGTGTCGAGCACCAAGTATGTTTCTACCACCATGAACAAAGATGAAACGGTGTTTGGCGTTAATTTTATTGATGGACGGATTAAGGGTTATGGCATTGCGAGTCCGCGCGGCGGTGACAAAACCTTTTATGTCCTCGCCGTGCGCGGTAACCCAGATTACGGCCTCAACAAATTTGTAGACAATAACAACGGTACCATCACTGATAGTGCAACGAGTCTTATCTGGCAGCAGTCTGATAGCCAGTCGGAGATGGATTTTCCTCAAGCGTTGGCCTACTGTGAAAACCTTGAACTGGCGGGCAGGAGTGACTGGAGGTTACCAAGCGTGAAGGAACTGCAATCTATCGTTGATTACACGCGTTCGCCTGCCACAAGTAACAGCGCGGCAATTGATCCAACTTTCAATACGACTGCGATCACTAGTGAAGCAAAGCGCGAGGATTACGCGAACTACTGGAGTAGCACGACTCACGAAAATATGAGAAACGGCGGGCATGGTGCGTATGTCGCCTTCGGGTCATCCTTAGGTTACATGCGCAATGCTTGGATTGATGTTCATGGTGCGGGTTCTCAGCGTAGTGATCCTAAAACCGGAGACGCGAGTCAATACCCGACTGGACATGGCCCTCAGGGAGACGCGATTCGAATTGATAACATGGTTCGATGTGTAGCTGGTGGTGGTGTCGAATTTATTCAGCAGCCAGCTTTAGTGAAGCGACCAGCAGAAAGTTACCAAAATGGTGGTAGCGCTTCTTCTATGTCGTCAAAAGGCAAACAAAATATGGCTGGTTCGAATAACGGACACTTTTCTCGCATGGATCGAAATGGTGACGGGAAAATCTCTCGCCTTGAAGCAAAAGGCAAGTTGGCAAAAGATTTCAGCCGATTTGATAGAAACAATGATGGCTATTTGACCCAAGCGGAGATGCCAAGCAGAAAATAGCGAGCTTACTTGACCCGTCTATAGCTTTATAGTTTAGAGTTAATGATATCGACTAGAAGCTATGAATGGACGGATGTACAAGATCTCTCAATTAGCAGAGCGGGCGGGTATTTCTCGTACCACTCTGCTTTATTACGAAAAGCTAGGCATTATTAAAGGAGCGAGACAAGCGAACGGCTATCGCTCCTATAGTGACAAAGATCTCCAGCGTTTGCTTTTGCTGCAAAAATTGCAGGCTGGTGGTTTGACGCTGAAAGAGTGTCAGGCTTGTTTAGACGCACAAATCAATCGTGATTTATTGAAAGACAGGCTGAATCAGCTCGATCTAGAAATCTCGCAAAAGCAAAAGTCCCGCGAACTGCTTGCCGCGTTATTAGGCGAAAGTTCTCTTAGCGAGTGGCACGATACCCTCGACCAACTTGCCCCTGATGCGCATTTAGACTGGCTGATCAAACAAGGTTTTGATGAGAAACAGGCTATGCGTTTGAAATGGTTATCAAAAGATATGAATGAACATGATCGCTATATGCGAGACTTTGATCGGGTTTTCAGCCAACTGACGTGTTGGGGACCGGGAAGCCAACAAGATACACGTTCAGCGATTCAGAAACTGCCCTTTTCACCTAAGCATATTTTAGAAATTGGCTGCGGGCAGGGCATTGCGACCCGAACACTGCTAGAGCATACCCAAGCGCACATTACAGCGGTCGATAACGAAGAGTATGCACTAGAGAATATTAATCAAATTATGCAGCAACTCGGTGAAACAAAACGTGTGACTACCGTGTGCGCCAATATGGCGAAACTGCCATTTGAATCTAAGCAGTTTGATCTGATTTGGTGCGAGACCAGTGCTTACATTATGGGAGTTGAGAATGCTTTTAAGGAGTGGCGACATCTCTTGTCCGATGACGGTTATCTAGTGCTGAGTGATTTGATATGGAGTGTAGAGGAGCCATCGTCCGATGCCATGAGATTTTGGCACAAAGAGTACCCCGATATGACCACTGAAGAGACGCGCATTCGGCAAGCAAAGCGAGCTGGATATACGTTAGTAGATTCATTCCCTGTCAGTGATCAAGCTTGGGACAACTACTACCAACCGCTAAAAGCTCGGGTGAATGAGCTCGCGCACGAGTTAGCTGGCTCATCTGCTCTCGCGGATTTGAACCGCGAGATCTCTGCTTATGACAACCGCAATGGTGAGTTCAATTATCAGATATTTATTCTTAAAACAGGGTGAATTTTTTGATCAGTCAGTGTTGACCTGTCTACCGCTTTACAGTTTAAGCTGCGTGCATAAACTTTAAAGAGGAACACACTATGAACTACGGTCTATTTAATCCGAAAGAGACAGACGAACTTATTCAGTTATTCACTAAAACCTTTGGAGACTCTGAAGGCGTAGAGGAAGGAAAAGTTATTGGCACTCTAGTGAACACACTAGTAGAGACGACACCAGAGCAAGACATCGCGATTTTTGTTGCGAGAGATGAACAAAAGATTGTTGCGAGCATTCTATTTACTCGTCTTGCTTTTGCGGAGGAACACGCAAGCTTCTTGATGGCACCGGTAGCGGTTAGCACTGAGTATCAAGGACAGGGTATTGGGCAAGCATTAATCCGTCATGGTTTAGAGGCGATGCGCAGCCAAGGTGTGAAGTTAGCTTTCACATATGGTGACCCAAACTTTTACACTAGAGTAGGTTTCAATCCGACCTCTGAAGAGCAGTTTAAGGCACCGTTAACACTGAGCTTCCCTCATGGTTGGATGGTGCAGACATTATCTTCAGAGATGATTCAAGCGCTTGAAAGTCGCCCAACATGCGTAGAAGGATTTAATAA
This window encodes:
- a CDS encoding LysR family transcriptional regulator, encoding MKTNESYTFNWDDLKYFLAVVRSGTLRGGADSIGVNHTTLTRRISVMEEQIGSRLFDRSKQGLVLTQIGEELLPYAERVEDEMTSASRMIIGRDSDPVGTVYVSMPHGMALTSLMDDLALFSERYPDITLNLQFGNDIANLSRREADVSIRVANEVYDEAVGRRLVQMSQAAYCTREYAEKVKDNQGEGLSFIGWHEPEGDITAKWLQESYYPKATLKHRVSELVPLISLAASGLGMAYLACNLGDRHPNLVRAPFQKPIPYRSIWLLMHSDLRRTARIRCFVDFLAEQVQSRENEFWVAGTVKK
- a CDS encoding tetratricopeptide repeat-containing diguanylate cyclase, encoding MKRLFTLMVTILAWTAAAPTHAACNVPADQDFLYSHIAPQDRPMLELYYHSLCRPGEVDLSKIKLSEDASPSSQALYYFAIGNLKKYEGIESVNVPDIEQIGGKNKIGWIVAEAKLNQALKLIDADLLLQAEYLLNEVVPIAREIGYRRLLARTYRWLGNIKIQRSDIKASLNYYKTAYELVSEIGDDFQSTMTLNNIATVYMLSEDWERADTYIQRALKLYNDNQYDNSLFEAILFANSSAIYFATEHNQQAKYYMERALEEADKTGSNRIKISTLSNMSQMFSKVDQPKEALAMAERCVMQADKSSASLMLATCYEAYAGAYLLEKDYQQAITYAHKVLYILQASESNEIIWEMDVLSKLVTAHEALGDYEKALKFMKQKYLVRKNFYRQAYNEDILSEKSALERRLNKREIELLEAKNELQTITLKEQRSREILYAALFLILAYFVTRSVYRLKRANLELRNQNTTDPLTGAYNRRFLENWLEQAPSTMQSPAYAVSVIDIDHFKQFNDLYGHEIGDLVLKETVETLQNNLRKKDILVRWGGEEFVLVMPMEDLSKLEETLERLRANVEAHIAHHNEQKFSITVSIGASSCKREYLADDWETVFGQADAALYQAKDAGRNRYQIHSNQA
- a CDS encoding ABC transporter substrate-binding protein; amino-acid sequence: MRYWNALAFCRDNLSFQHWTQVSLDQFSHALRCTRRNAQLLIKRLVEEEKIEWQSGVGCGNLPQAKLKQPLDGVLKQKATSLLKQGNVEAALVLVDTQERESFLSQYLSQYQPVKTQQDILQIPFYRGTHCLDPVNINRRTELHIASYLYANLLRTQPSLHGDLAHSWQQQSDSLTITLRKGLKFDDGSPLEAKDIKAHFQRLMEQGGAQVELFRFIDRVEVINPLRIRFTSHTMPTLLPRLLSHSAMGITKVKDGKLLGCGSFLLTEQTEWRTLLNVNPHYHGLRPWVDGVEIWNVGDNAKTLELNCDVVHGRHLAEKSAAKFTAKQKWEQGCTYAMLNPHHHTWMRNRAHRKWLQALMLSIGTPGGEDCEVVARAQGMLSTPTPIAEQDLSGAKHALADLKRPLKPLAVVTYQLGTNIATAQLVTDCLQQLGFNCQLQVLEYPEFNRPETFKNADIIISGEVFGEDTLFSWVDWLLCNYCHQACLSEKNQQWLKQKVIEAVAETIESKQLKMLEKIEKTLITKNLYQPIFHTKQDLNISDQISAPELLANGWIDFNQIEM
- a CDS encoding MFS transporter, with the protein product MNTLAKPQTSIWRNRPFQILFSSALFVAFSAQIYNLALPLLVYELTQSSKMMGWMRAVEFLPNLLLALFIGVVVDRVDKKRWSQAMLLGQLVVVLCSYLAVEWLSEPLWLLFPAAFLMMAFNYGYHNARMTMMKRALAPETQNTAIARMSSLNSVMETVGPVLSGVLMLMSTIHNVFLAVAVLLLLSYWQLERLTLAPSEPPKKQSVFAALKEGWTVLRAERNMWIITLAVMVINTTGAVFWIQAIFYAKSELEFNALEVSYLIAASGIGGLLGAFSADKLRARLGLGVVLIGSIVLESLGFIFPLIINNVWGMAAAFLWISAVGLYSSICIWSYRQEAFEEKYLGRIAGITGSLFKLLMPFGLAASGYLIAHFGIEAIFISCFVVQLFAALGLLCSQVRRIA
- a CDS encoding Lcl domain-containing protein, translating into MKNAPINSLLAIACFAVWSSAANANELTTPIVDTNQTQCFGLRNTLSSCPFSSDDTFGQDAQYQGNTPSYTKNSNGTVSDNVTGLMWTQSTDLNGDGKIDAQDKLSYDDAMDYVASLNHGGYSDWRLPSIKELYSLILFDGQDPSGVNQSGAVKMVPFLDARYFDMNAGDVHSGERLIDSQFVSSTKYVSTTMNKDETVFGVNFIDGRIKGYGIASPRGGDKTFYVLAVRGNPDYGLNKFVDNNNGTITDSATSLIWQQSDSQSEMDFPQALAYCENLELAGRSDWRLPSVKELQSIVDYTRSPATSNSAAIDPTFNTTAITSEAKREDYANYWSSTTHENMRNGGHGAYVAFGSSLGYMRNAWIDVHGAGSQRSDPKTGDASQYPTGHGPQGDAIRIDNMVRCVAGGGVEFIQQPALVKRPAESYQNGGSASSMSSKGKQNMAGSNNGHFSRMDRNGDGKISRLEAKGKLAKDFSRFDRNNDGYLTQAEMPSRK
- a CDS encoding MerR family transcriptional regulator; protein product: MYKISQLAERAGISRTTLLYYEKLGIIKGARQANGYRSYSDKDLQRLLLLQKLQAGGLTLKECQACLDAQINRDLLKDRLNQLDLEISQKQKSRELLAALLGESSLSEWHDTLDQLAPDAHLDWLIKQGFDEKQAMRLKWLSKDMNEHDRYMRDFDRVFSQLTCWGPGSQQDTRSAIQKLPFSPKHILEIGCGQGIATRTLLEHTQAHITAVDNEEYALENINQIMQQLGETKRVTTVCANMAKLPFESKQFDLIWCETSAYIMGVENAFKEWRHLLSDDGYLVLSDLIWSVEEPSSDAMRFWHKEYPDMTTEETRIRQAKRAGYTLVDSFPVSDQAWDNYYQPLKARVNELAHELAGSSALADLNREISAYDNRNGEFNYQIFILKTG
- a CDS encoding GNAT family N-acetyltransferase, whose product is MNYGLFNPKETDELIQLFTKTFGDSEGVEEGKVIGTLVNTLVETTPEQDIAIFVARDEQKIVASILFTRLAFAEEHASFLMAPVAVSTEYQGQGIGQALIRHGLEAMRSQGVKLAFTYGDPNFYTRVGFNPTSEEQFKAPLTLSFPHGWMVQTLSSEMIQALESRPTCVEGFNNPALW